Proteins encoded in a region of the Vicia villosa cultivar HV-30 ecotype Madison, WI linkage group LG5, Vvil1.0, whole genome shotgun sequence genome:
- the LOC131607457 gene encoding F-box protein At2g26160-like, producing MNMNKKEEECSNSNFPKEVWAVIGQKLNNTIDYIGFRSTCSLWRSLVPLPPSSHNSCIPHHLCSLLQTKIYRIQPSTNDHNPSSSASSCANKGWLIKVFQDPNSSKLYLLDLFTNKRLRIEDTMENNLNLMKFRVVELFELYTLCRKVENDFSFEPNSYVCKVILFPVEDRCMVFELCSNKMLTVSNIGKKKTVLKDDGAQNKYFDDIILYKGQVYVVDKIGTVFWINALSLKLFQFSPKNMCCGERKMHVSMDCDIYKKQLVECDGSLYVIDLFIDDKKYYNGYFSKDVFVEVFKLDQEWGKWLDVKDLGDVSFVLGKDSNFALLAKDYYGCEGNCIYFSSQFRSFCFSLESLVSKPPNIFWPCPTLFKPKNE from the coding sequence ATGAATATGAATAAGAAAGAGGAGGAGTGTTCAAACTCAAATTTTCCTAAAGAGGTGTGGGCAGTTATAGGACAAAAACTGAACAATACAATCGATTATATTGGATTTCGTAGCACTTGCAGTTTGTGGCGTTCTCTTgttcctcttccaccttcatctCACAACAGTTGCATTCCACATCACTTATGTTCTCTACTACAAACTAAAATATATCGTATTCAACCATCAACAAATGATCACAACCCTTCAAGTTCAGCTTCTTCTTGTGCTAATAAAGGGTGGCTCATTAAAGTTTTTCAGGATCCAAATTCCTCCAAACTTTACCTCTTAGATCTCTTCACTAATAAGAGACTAAGAATTGAGGATACTAtggaaaacaatttgaatttgatgaaGTTTCGAGTTGTGGAGTTGTTCGAATTATATACTCTTTGTCGTAAAGTTGAAAATGATTTCAGCTTTGAGCCTAATAGTTATGTTTGTAAAGTGATCTTGTTTCCTGTTGAGGATCGTTGCATGGTCTTCGAACTCTGCAGTAATAAAATGTTGACAGTTTCCAATATCGGTAAGAAAAAGACAGTCTTAAAGGATGATGGTGCACAAAACAAGTATTTTGATGATATAATACTTTATAAGGGACAGGTTTATGTTGTAGATAAAATTGGAACAGTTTTTTGGATCAATGCTTTGTCCTTGAAGTTGTTTCAGTTTTCGCCGAAAAACATGTGCTGTGGTGAAAGGAAGATGCATGTATCTATGGATTGTGATATATACAAGAAGCAGTTAGTAGAGTGTGATGGAAGTCTCTATGTGATTGATTTGTTTATTGATGATAAAAAGTATTACAATGGTTACTTCTCCAAAGATGTTTTTGTGGAAGTTTTTAAGCTTGATCAAGAATGGGGTAAATGGTTAGATGTGAAAGATTTGGGTGATGTTTCATTTGTTTTAGGTAAAGACTCAAACTTTGCATTGTTGGCTAAAGATTATTATGGATGTGAAGGAAACTGCATTTACTTCTCTTCTCAATTCAGGAGTTTTTGTTTTAGCTTGGAGAGTTTAGTGTCTAAGCCTCCTAATATTTTTTGGCCTTGTCCAACACTGTTTAAGCCTAAGAATGAGTGA